In Mastigocladopsis repens PCC 10914, a single window of DNA contains:
- a CDS encoding GTPase family protein, translating into MVRLKLWQWLVLATPIASIITFLLISAGLQIHDWGISWIWGVFILIFVGWRWLLARWTGPAVKQMEAVMAEVSKELESAPDDTTSQPTEAQAALQEILKASQSDRPIWEDWQTFWQRCQDLVVAVAHVYNPEVKYPLLNIYVPQAYGLIRGTVDDLDQWMQKLSPALNQVTVGQAYQAYEVYQKLEPSARKLAQAWNWAQWLLNPAAAVARVASQRSSNQATQQLLVNLSQLLREAALRNLCRQAIALYSGTTLPTSVPSVSTPTLPKAKTQTLRDILAQAEPTKAVEQKPVNILLVGRTGSGKSSLINTLFQADLAAVDVLPSTEKIQSYHWQTATGETLWLWDTPGYEQVNRADLRKLVLDYAKNADLLLLVTPALDPALQMDVDFLRDMKTQVADLPAITVVTQVDRLRPIREWEPSYDWQWGTRPKEIAIRQATEYRAGLLGNFCERVLPVVTGDIKTDRAAWGVDALSLALVEAIAPAKQLRLARFLRNLEARTVAAAKIIDHYTFQMATTQGLATLLKSPVLQFISTLSTGTPTLAYLLAEQIPVEQLPVVIGKLQMAYDLFSLLNMGESHTLNFDLRSLWPLLLENSASPERNAWAFGHALVEYWTGKLTVEQFRERFETYISS; encoded by the coding sequence ATGGTGCGATTAAAACTCTGGCAATGGCTCGTCTTAGCAACACCGATCGCCTCCATCATTACTTTCTTACTAATATCAGCAGGGTTGCAAATTCATGACTGGGGTATTAGCTGGATCTGGGGCGTGTTCATCCTGATCTTCGTTGGCTGGCGTTGGCTACTGGCGAGATGGACTGGACCTGCGGTGAAGCAGATGGAAGCTGTCATGGCGGAAGTCAGCAAAGAACTGGAATCTGCGCCGGACGATACGACATCGCAGCCAACGGAAGCACAAGCAGCACTCCAAGAAATCCTGAAAGCTTCCCAGAGCGATCGCCCAATTTGGGAAGACTGGCAAACTTTTTGGCAGCGATGCCAGGATCTGGTGGTTGCCGTTGCTCATGTCTACAATCCTGAAGTAAAGTATCCTCTGCTGAACATTTACGTTCCCCAAGCTTACGGGTTGATTCGGGGAACGGTGGATGACCTCGACCAGTGGATGCAGAAGTTATCCCCTGCTCTCAATCAAGTTACGGTTGGGCAGGCATACCAGGCATACGAAGTCTACCAGAAGCTGGAGCCATCTGCTCGTAAACTCGCTCAAGCATGGAACTGGGCACAGTGGCTGTTAAATCCAGCGGCGGCGGTGGCGAGAGTTGCCAGTCAGCGTTCCAGTAATCAGGCAACTCAGCAGCTACTGGTGAATTTGAGCCAGCTTTTGCGGGAAGCTGCCCTGAGGAACTTATGTCGGCAGGCGATCGCCCTCTACAGCGGGACTACATTGCCCACTTCAGTACCCTCTGTTTCCACACCAACACTACCCAAAGCAAAAACCCAAACTCTCCGAGACATCCTAGCTCAAGCAGAACCCACCAAAGCGGTTGAGCAAAAACCAGTCAATATTCTACTGGTGGGGCGAACGGGGTCTGGAAAAAGCAGCCTGATTAACACGCTGTTTCAGGCAGATTTAGCAGCGGTTGATGTCTTGCCAAGTACCGAGAAGATTCAGAGTTACCACTGGCAGACTGCAACCGGGGAAACACTATGGCTTTGGGATACTCCGGGTTATGAACAAGTGAACCGTGCGGATTTAAGGAAGCTAGTACTGGACTATGCCAAAAACGCTGATTTGCTGCTGTTGGTCACTCCTGCTCTTGATCCTGCCCTACAAATGGATGTGGACTTTCTTAGAGACATGAAGACCCAAGTAGCAGACTTACCTGCTATTACTGTCGTCACTCAGGTAGATCGCCTACGTCCTATACGTGAGTGGGAGCCGTCCTACGACTGGCAATGGGGCACTCGCCCAAAAGAAATTGCCATTCGCCAAGCCACCGAGTATCGCGCTGGGCTTCTGGGCAACTTCTGCGAGCGGGTTCTGCCTGTCGTCACTGGTGACATCAAAACGGATCGAGCTGCCTGGGGAGTGGACGCGTTATCGTTGGCATTGGTGGAGGCGATCGCGCCTGCCAAGCAACTGCGTCTTGCCCGCTTTTTGCGGAACCTGGAAGCCCGCACTGTGGCTGCCGCTAAAATCATCGACCACTACACCTTCCAGATGGCAACAACCCAAGGACTGGCAACACTGCTCAAAAGTCCCGTTCTTCAGTTTATCTCTACTCTGTCAACCGGAACGCCAACTTTGGCATATCTGCTGGCAGAGCAAATTCCAGTGGAACAGTTGCCTGTCGTCATTGGCAAGCTCCAGATGGCATATGACCTTTTCTCGCTCTTGAATATGGGCGAGTCTCACACGCTCAACTTTGACCTGCGATCCCTTTGGCCGCTGCTGCTGGAAAACTCCGCCTCACCAGAGCGCAACGCTTGGGCATTTGGTCACGCTCTGGTAGAATACTGGACTGGGAAGCTCACGGTTGAACAATTCCGGGAGCGGTTTGAGACCTATATAAGTAGTTAA
- a CDS encoding WYL domain-containing protein gives MESNFPVILSTEQRQALALAAYFFAGMGFSAQASQILRIGNLKESDIPAFVKVNFSPPVDYSEDKLDIIVRCLQERFQQQCRYTISYQSTKGGQRIWDIDRSQLRFHNGVLYLFAFVPDWKSWRFDYWHNIDQNHLFRVDRILSVGPATDVRWVSCDFPTLKVHSQMSGQLANYQPRRKDEVVVYRDPEGKFVEIETTVDYWFWFRQRMLQYGANVQVLSPEFLAKEIKNEHQKAYEKYCS, from the coding sequence GTGGAGTCGAATTTCCCCGTAATTCTCTCCACCGAACAGCGACAGGCGTTAGCATTAGCAGCTTATTTCTTTGCAGGGATGGGCTTTTCTGCACAAGCAAGCCAGATTTTGCGGATTGGTAATCTGAAAGAATCTGATATTCCCGCATTTGTCAAAGTTAATTTTAGCCCTCCCGTAGATTACAGCGAGGACAAGCTTGATATTATTGTTCGTTGCCTTCAGGAAAGGTTTCAGCAACAATGCCGTTACACTATTAGTTATCAAAGCACTAAAGGGGGGCAACGTATTTGGGATATTGACCGCTCTCAATTGCGTTTTCATAACGGTGTTCTTTACCTGTTCGCGTTTGTTCCCGATTGGAAGTCGTGGCGGTTTGACTATTGGCACAACATTGACCAAAATCATCTCTTTCGCGTTGACCGAATTCTCAGCGTTGGTCCAGCAACCGATGTTCGTTGGGTGTCCTGCGATTTTCCAACATTGAAAGTACATTCTCAAATGAGTGGACAACTAGCTAACTATCAACCTCGACGCAAGGATGAGGTTGTCGTTTATCGCGACCCTGAAGGAAAATTTGTTGAGATTGAAACAACAGTAGATTATTGGTTCTGGTTTCGACAGCGAATGTTGCAATATGGAGCAAATGTTCAGGTTTTAAGTCCAGAATTTTTAGCAAAAGAAATTAAAAACGAACATCAAAAGGCATATGAAAAATATTGCTCATAG
- a CDS encoding ribbon-helix-helix protein, CopG family has translation MSSKETIQIRLPKTEKARLDYYCQKTGRSITDVLREFIRSLPE, from the coding sequence ATGTCTAGCAAAGAAACAATCCAGATTCGACTCCCTAAAACTGAAAAAGCTCGACTGGATTACTATTGCCAAAAAACTGGAAGATCCATCACGGATGTTCTGCGGGAATTTATCCGTTCATTGCCTGAGTGA
- a CDS encoding aldo/keto reductase — MQNCQEVSLPNMGCGTWAWGNRLLWGYDESMDDQLQAVFNLCVSNGVTLFDTGDSYGTGRFLGRSELLLGRFSKEYLGSGKEDICIATKLAAYPWRLTRSSMVSACKSSAKRLGRNVDLVQMHWSTANYAPWQEGRLLDGLADLYEQGLVKGVGLSNYGSKRLKKVHQKFVERGVPIATLQVQYSLLSTYPVTQLGIKDVCDELGIKLIAYSPLALGLLTGKYSEKGPFPKGIRGLLFRQLLPGVRSLLSCLQEVAQSRNKTMSQVAINWCICKGTIPIPGAKTVEQARENIGSLGWQLDSNEIAQLDKAAASADKKMVQNIFQTK; from the coding sequence ATGCAAAATTGTCAAGAAGTCTCCCTCCCAAATATGGGCTGCGGAACTTGGGCATGGGGTAATCGCTTGCTTTGGGGATATGATGAAAGCATGGATGACCAGTTGCAAGCCGTTTTTAATCTTTGTGTGAGCAATGGTGTCACCTTATTTGATACGGGTGATTCTTACGGAACTGGGAGATTTCTTGGGCGAAGCGAGTTACTTTTGGGACGATTCTCTAAGGAATATCTCGGTTCTGGCAAAGAAGATATTTGCATTGCAACCAAGCTTGCTGCTTATCCGTGGAGATTGACACGTTCCTCAATGGTGTCTGCTTGCAAGTCGTCCGCCAAGCGATTGGGAAGAAACGTGGATTTGGTGCAGATGCATTGGTCTACAGCGAACTATGCTCCTTGGCAGGAGGGGCGGCTTTTGGATGGTCTTGCGGATCTTTATGAGCAAGGACTGGTTAAAGGAGTGGGCTTATCCAACTATGGATCGAAACGGCTCAAAAAAGTGCATCAAAAATTTGTTGAAAGAGGAGTTCCAATTGCTACTCTGCAAGTTCAGTACTCACTGCTATCCACATATCCTGTCACCCAACTAGGAATTAAAGACGTTTGTGATGAGCTTGGGATAAAACTGATTGCCTACAGCCCTCTTGCATTGGGGCTGTTAACAGGAAAATACTCCGAGAAAGGTCCTTTTCCAAAAGGTATCCGAGGTTTGCTATTTAGGCAGCTATTGCCAGGAGTGCGATCGCTTTTGTCATGCTTGCAAGAGGTAGCCCAATCAAGAAATAAAACTATGTCACAGGTAGCAATCAACTGGTGCATCTGTAAAGGAACTATTCCCATCCCTGGAGCAAAGACTGTGGAACAGGCAAGGGAGAATATTGGTTCTTTGGGTTGGCAACTTGACTCCAATGAGATTGCACAGTTGGATAAAGCGGCTGCGAGTGCAGACAAAAAAATGGTGCAAAATATATTTCAGACTAAATAA
- a CDS encoding RluA family pseudouridine synthase, with protein sequence MVVLYPLSNFIDCNFAVSDLSPSYYYQGRCPQSGEILQLPRTSLVEAIAYGLMQHLAKNNRYSSEGKMYGVLLVELPTGEQRVIKAFSGLLNGYNVVESWVPPIPGRDQVALEEARTLAELETIKQELITLKQLPERQHYETLFCEFEQHLQKMSDRHRDCKQQRHEKRQIFCETLVGEALTVALEQLDEESRQHGIERRQLKRQRDEALQPLKQLIAFSDARIGELKQRRKELSRQLQTQMHAAYSLTNFSGQSRALQQLMSGGSIPTGTGDCCAPKLLHYAATHDLKPLAMAEFWWGPSSINQDKVQGEFYGACAERCQPLMGFLLSGLPQWKPNPPVPFPSREGGVNYPLSLQERGRGEAAFGRQQQQTLSILYQDEWLIAVNKPPWLLSVPGRYRYAFDSVLSRLRHLLPDGMALAVHRLDQETSGILLLARDQQTHRQLSQQFQQRQVHKVYEAILSGFVTTDRGVIELPLWGDPQNRPYQKVDWQRGKPSLTHFQVMAREGDCTRVELMPLTGRTHQLRVHAADARGLGIPILGDRLYGCRAGASRLHLHARELCFEHPQSGQTLHLRAKTPF encoded by the coding sequence ATGGTAGTTCTGTATCCGCTTTCAAATTTCATCGACTGTAATTTTGCTGTCAGCGACTTATCTCCCAGCTATTACTATCAAGGGCGTTGTCCTCAAAGTGGTGAGATACTCCAACTGCCCCGCACCTCTTTGGTAGAGGCGATCGCCTATGGTTTGATGCAACACCTCGCCAAAAATAACCGTTATTCTTCTGAGGGTAAGATGTATGGAGTATTGCTGGTTGAACTGCCTACTGGCGAACAACGAGTCATCAAAGCTTTCTCCGGTCTTCTGAATGGTTATAACGTAGTTGAGAGCTGGGTGCCGCCAATTCCGGGACGAGACCAAGTAGCATTAGAGGAAGCCCGCACATTGGCTGAATTGGAAACTATCAAGCAGGAACTCATTACCCTAAAGCAACTTCCAGAACGCCAGCACTACGAAACGCTCTTTTGTGAGTTTGAGCAGCACCTGCAAAAAATGAGCGATCGCCATCGAGATTGCAAACAGCAACGACATGAAAAACGTCAAATATTCTGCGAAACGCTAGTAGGAGAAGCGCTGACTGTTGCCCTTGAACAACTCGATGAAGAAAGTCGTCAGCATGGAATTGAGCGACGGCAACTCAAACGCCAGCGGGATGAAGCGTTGCAGCCTCTCAAGCAGCTGATTGCTTTCTCGGATGCGCGGATTGGCGAACTGAAACAACGGCGTAAAGAACTATCCCGCCAACTCCAAACTCAGATGCACGCTGCCTACAGCCTCACTAATTTTTCTGGGCAATCCCGAGCGTTGCAGCAATTAATGTCAGGAGGCTCCATCCCCACAGGAACAGGAGACTGTTGTGCCCCAAAGCTGCTGCACTATGCGGCAACACATGACCTAAAACCACTGGCAATGGCGGAGTTTTGGTGGGGACCGTCCTCTATCAATCAGGACAAAGTTCAGGGAGAATTTTATGGAGCCTGTGCAGAGCGCTGTCAGCCATTGATGGGGTTTCTGCTCTCAGGATTGCCGCAGTGGAAACCTAACCCCCCTGTCCCCTTCCCTTCTAGGGAAGGGGGCGTAAATTATCCCCTCTCCTTGCAGGAGCGGGGTAGGGGAGAAGCCGCTTTCGGACGCCAACAGCAGCAAACGCTATCGATTCTTTATCAAGACGAATGGCTCATTGCTGTGAACAAACCCCCATGGCTACTTTCCGTACCTGGTCGTTATCGCTACGCCTTTGATAGTGTCCTCAGTCGCTTGCGTCATCTGTTACCTGATGGCATGGCGCTTGCTGTGCATCGCCTAGATCAGGAAACATCTGGTATCCTCTTGCTGGCTCGCGATCAACAAACCCATCGTCAACTGAGTCAGCAGTTTCAGCAGCGCCAAGTTCACAAGGTTTATGAAGCCATACTTTCCGGTTTTGTGACAACTGATCGAGGTGTGATTGAACTGCCACTATGGGGAGATCCTCAGAATCGCCCGTATCAGAAAGTTGATTGGCAACGCGGTAAACCCAGCTTGACTCACTTTCAGGTGATGGCGAGGGAAGGAGACTGCACTCGTGTAGAGTTGATGCCGCTCACAGGACGTACCCATCAGCTGAGGGTTCATGCTGCCGATGCAAGAGGACTTGGGATACCGATTTTAGGCGATCGCCTGTATGGATGTCGTGCTGGAGCAAGTCGGCTACATCTGCACGCGAGGGAACTTTGCTTTGAGCATCCGCAATCCGGACAAACCCTCCATCTACGAGCAAAGACGCCGTTTTGA
- a CDS encoding DUF4336 domain-containing protein gives MAHDERAVSAGQIHPGDFSWSFWLSLPLYPYGKRRTIRKEVVKDTVWTFDQIQGIFYVVVPVRMTVVKLDEGGLLVYAPVAPTRECIRLVNELVVEHGNVKYIILPTISGLEHKVFVGPFARCFPNAQVFVAPSQWSFPFNLPLSWLGFPQKRTQVLPEDSSKTPFADQFDYATLGPIELGPGRFAEVAFFDKRSHTLLVTDSVVCVPEEPPAIVQLDPYPLLFHAKDKTSDIVEDNQANRRKGWQRISLFALYFQPSVLEIPRWSEVFRNALKATERSKKAYFGLFPFQWRSDWKRSFDALRGDGRLFVAPILQTLILNRAPRETIDWADKVASWDFQWIIPCHFDAPIKAEPHQFRQAFSFLEKQPAVSAGLFNSSSYPLPEEDFKLLREIDKGLNQFGIVPKALEKV, from the coding sequence GTGGCTCATGATGAACGCGCAGTAAGCGCAGGACAAATTCATCCGGGAGACTTTTCATGGTCTTTCTGGTTATCTTTGCCACTTTACCCATATGGCAAGCGACGGACAATCCGTAAAGAAGTGGTAAAAGATACAGTATGGACTTTTGACCAAATTCAGGGCATCTTTTACGTTGTTGTGCCTGTTCGCATGACGGTTGTTAAGCTAGATGAAGGGGGTTTGCTCGTCTATGCTCCCGTTGCGCCGACAAGAGAGTGTATCCGACTTGTCAATGAGTTGGTGGTAGAACACGGCAATGTCAAGTACATTATCTTACCAACTATCTCCGGCTTAGAGCATAAGGTCTTCGTTGGTCCGTTTGCCAGATGCTTTCCGAACGCACAGGTGTTTGTGGCTCCCAGTCAGTGGAGCTTCCCGTTCAATCTCCCACTGAGCTGGCTTGGCTTCCCTCAAAAACGCACTCAAGTACTCCCAGAAGACAGCAGCAAAACTCCCTTTGCCGACCAGTTTGACTATGCGACACTCGGTCCTATAGAACTGGGACCGGGTCGATTTGCAGAAGTTGCATTCTTTGACAAGCGATCGCACACCTTGCTTGTAACAGATTCAGTGGTTTGCGTACCAGAAGAACCGCCTGCGATCGTCCAATTAGATCCATACCCCTTGCTGTTCCATGCCAAGGACAAAACGTCTGATATCGTTGAAGACAATCAAGCAAATCGCCGTAAGGGATGGCAGCGTATCTCCCTGTTTGCTTTGTACTTCCAACCAAGCGTGCTGGAAATACCCAGATGGAGTGAGGTGTTTCGCAACGCCCTGAAAGCAACTGAACGCTCAAAGAAAGCTTATTTCGGCTTATTCCCTTTCCAATGGAGATCAGATTGGAAGCGGTCATTTGATGCACTGCGAGGGGATGGTCGTTTGTTTGTAGCACCAATCTTACAAACTCTCATTCTCAACCGAGCGCCCAGGGAAACCATCGACTGGGCTGACAAAGTAGCAAGTTGGGACTTTCAATGGATTATACCCTGTCATTTTGACGCACCAATCAAAGCAGAACCGCATCAGTTTCGACAAGCATTCTCCTTTTTGGAAAAGCAGCCTGCTGTGAGTGCGGGCTTGTTCAACAGTAGCAGTTATCCTTTGCCGGAGGAGGATTTTAAATTACTTAGGGAAATTGATAAAGGTTTAAATCAGTTTGGCATTGTACCGAAAGCGTTGGAGAAGGTGTAG
- the cas3 gene encoding type I-D CRISPR-associated helicase Cas3' produces MNVFLHPLYSQLNSGVGNCPLGCKKECQVYQQAPSLNPPEGCTCPLSSHQAKTCAAVVQGEADIIFNKSATGDGKSLGAFLPGLLNPSFRIMGQYPTIELVEDQTGQQKHYHDLFGLDASQRVDLLFGAELSRRVKQAEKSNKFHELLLAIEHKPFLLTNPDIFHYITHFQYRDSAYGSDLLPLALAEFPDLWVFDEFHIFGPHQEAAVLNSMTLIRRSQENQSRPRRFLFTSATPKLDFIEQLRQTGFKVESVEGVYASKSTRGYRQILQPVELEFVELKDTDTPSWLTEMAPRIQEILDAEAKGRGLIIVNSVAKAGFITKKLQELLPGVIVREISGRIDRQERLQTQTQLKDADQPVLVVGTSAVDVGVDFNIHLLIFESSDSATIVQRLGRLGRHREFSAYKAFILVPGHMPWVMARLQEKLSLGQSVERSELTDAIAYAFDPPKEFDEYRQRWGALQAQGMLTRMSRENAKVSQQVRDGAERPLRDRMTEDFQRVYPQNLECARKQWFALQNRHLRKQANLV; encoded by the coding sequence GTGAACGTTTTTTTACACCCTCTCTACTCCCAACTTAATTCGGGAGTTGGGAACTGTCCGCTTGGCTGTAAAAAAGAATGCCAAGTATACCAACAGGCTCCCAGCCTCAACCCCCCGGAAGGTTGCACCTGTCCCCTCTCCTCTCACCAAGCAAAAACCTGTGCTGCGGTCGTGCAAGGAGAAGCTGACATTATTTTTAACAAGTCTGCGACTGGAGATGGGAAATCTCTAGGTGCTTTTTTACCAGGACTGCTTAATCCAAGTTTTCGCATTATGGGTCAATATCCTACCATCGAACTGGTGGAAGACCAGACAGGACAGCAAAAACACTATCATGATTTGTTTGGTTTGGATGCTTCTCAACGAGTTGACCTCCTGTTTGGTGCAGAGTTAAGTCGGCGAGTCAAGCAAGCAGAAAAAAGTAATAAGTTTCATGAATTATTACTAGCTATTGAACATAAGCCGTTTCTGCTGACCAATCCCGATATTTTTCATTACATCACACACTTCCAGTATCGAGATTCGGCTTATGGTAGCGACTTGCTACCTTTAGCATTGGCAGAATTTCCTGATTTATGGGTGTTTGATGAGTTTCATATTTTTGGACCGCATCAAGAAGCAGCGGTTTTGAACAGCATGACACTCATCCGCCGTAGCCAGGAAAATCAGTCACGTCCAAGGCGGTTCTTGTTTACTTCAGCAACACCCAAATTAGATTTCATCGAACAACTGCGCCAAACAGGGTTCAAAGTTGAATCTGTGGAAGGAGTTTATGCTAGTAAAAGTACTCGTGGTTATCGGCAAATTCTACAACCTGTTGAACTAGAGTTTGTGGAATTAAAAGATACAGATACACCCTCATGGCTTACTGAAATGGCTCCTCGCATTCAAGAAATTTTGGATGCAGAAGCAAAAGGCAGAGGGTTAATTATTGTCAATTCTGTTGCTAAAGCGGGTTTCATAACTAAAAAACTTCAGGAATTACTGCCAGGAGTCATTGTCAGAGAAATTAGCGGACGTATTGACCGCCAGGAAAGGTTACAAACCCAAACTCAACTAAAAGATGCCGACCAACCAGTTTTGGTTGTTGGGACATCTGCGGTGGATGTTGGCGTTGATTTTAACATTCACCTATTGATTTTTGAGAGTAGCGATTCAGCAACTATAGTGCAACGTTTGGGTCGCTTGGGACGACATCGTGAGTTTTCTGCATACAAAGCTTTTATTTTGGTTCCTGGTCATATGCCTTGGGTAATGGCGCGACTGCAAGAAAAACTCAGCCTTGGTCAAAGTGTAGAACGAAGTGAATTAACTGATGCGATCGCCTATGCTTTTGACCCACCCAAAGAATTCGATGAATATCGTCAGCGTTGGGGTGCATTGCAAGCACAGGGAATGCTAACACGCATGAGTCGGGAAAACGCCAAGGTAAGTCAACAAGTGCGCGATGGCGCAGAGCGCCCGCTTCGCGATCGCATGACTGAAGATTTCCAGCGTGTCTACCCGCAAAACCTGGAATGTGCACGCAAGCAGTGGTTTGCTTTACAGAATAGACATCTCCGAAAACAAGCAAACCTAGTCTGA
- a CDS encoding RNA-guided endonuclease InsQ/TnpB family protein, with protein MRTAYQYRLRLTRQQQATIDCWLELCRRQYNYRLAERFSWYEQNRCDINACPLICHLPELKNRPDFYSQKRDLVNSKKLFPEYKELPCHTLQDVIARVEKTFERWLSGDSNGKRSGKPRFKGQGRFRSIAFPDPIKPEHIDGRFIQLSKIGKLKTKRLSLQNSQKAFISREARCT; from the coding sequence ATGCGAACCGCCTATCAGTACCGATTAAGATTGACTCGACAACAGCAAGCCACTATTGATTGTTGGCTTGAACTATGCCGTCGTCAATACAACTATCGACTGGCAGAGCGTTTCTCGTGGTACGAGCAGAATCGTTGCGATATTAATGCTTGTCCATTAATCTGCCATCTCCCAGAGTTAAAAAACCGTCCGGACTTTTATTCTCAGAAACGGGATTTGGTCAATTCCAAGAAACTGTTTCCCGAATATAAAGAATTACCTTGCCACACTTTGCAAGATGTAATAGCACGAGTAGAGAAAACCTTTGAGCGATGGTTAAGTGGCGATAGCAATGGTAAGCGAAGTGGTAAACCCAGATTTAAGGGGCAAGGGCGATTTCGCTCGATTGCTTTCCCAGACCCTATAAAACCAGAACACATTGACGGGCGATTCATCCAACTTTCCAAAATTGGCAAGTTAAAAACGAAAAGACTTTCACTACAAAACAGCCAAAAAGCTTTTATCTCAAGGGAAGCACGTTGCACATGA
- a CDS encoding 2OG-Fe(II) oxygenase: protein MATKSPLEHLNYYSQHRDAFAISYLNDLRGEILACPYLATNNLNRDFIDTKGFSVVFQRSELGEVERRFPFFKPYLDRALQPTCNAFYLNPLLLQEGSRVDPHIDRSLRSYCKTVEPPVVVSVLYVQVPPNLQGGELVLRSHKQQVGQIKPQANTLVYFQGDLTHSVNAVKTTGTRLSLVCEQYTLSETELQDIPAFTVESRAVKAKRR, encoded by the coding sequence ATGGCAACAAAATCGCCCCTTGAACACTTGAACTACTATTCTCAACACCGAGACGCCTTTGCAATCAGTTACCTCAACGACCTGCGAGGAGAGATTCTGGCGTGCCCCTATCTTGCAACCAACAACCTTAACCGCGACTTTATTGACACCAAAGGGTTTTCTGTGGTATTTCAACGTTCAGAACTTGGGGAAGTGGAACGGCGGTTTCCCTTCTTCAAGCCCTATCTGGACCGGGCGCTACAGCCCACCTGCAACGCTTTCTATCTCAACCCCCTGCTGCTCCAAGAAGGCTCGCGTGTCGATCCACATATTGATCGCTCCCTGCGGTCTTACTGCAAAACAGTTGAGCCTCCCGTAGTGGTCAGTGTTCTTTATGTGCAAGTGCCGCCCAATCTGCAAGGCGGAGAACTGGTGCTGCGCTCCCACAAACAGCAAGTCGGGCAGATTAAGCCACAAGCTAACACGCTAGTGTATTTTCAGGGCGATCTGACTCATTCCGTCAATGCTGTTAAAACCACCGGCACTCGTCTGAGCTTAGTCTGTGAACAATACACCCTGAGTGAAACTGAATTGCAAGACATTCCAGCGTTCACCGTGGAGTCTAGGGCAGTGAAGGCAAAACGGAGGTAG
- a CDS encoding GTPase family protein, with protein sequence MVSDDSWTNRIAGVWNKTTARLMQLLSVEQVTQTVVKSFSVSEDQIAEILETVRAELPTTEALLIGKPQAGKSSIVRGLTGVSAEIVGQGFRPHTQHTERYAYPSSDLPLLIFTDTVGLGDVNQNQQAIIQELVGDLQQESRRAKILILTVKINDFATDTLRQIAQQLRQQYPDIPCLLAVTCLHELYPPGTTDHPTYPPNYEEVNRAFAAMQQAFTGLYNHSVLIDFTLEEDGYTPVFYGLEALRDTLADLLPEAEARAIYQLLDEDTGKQIGNLYRDVGRRYILVFAIISATLAAVPLPFATMPALTAVQVSMVGLLGKLYGQTLTPSQAGGVVSAIASGFLARAVGRELLKFLPGFGSVIAASWAAAYTWSLGEGACVYFGDLMGGKKPDPQKIQSVMQEAFQSAKERFKGIKR encoded by the coding sequence ATGGTAAGCGATGATTCATGGACAAATCGTATTGCTGGTGTCTGGAACAAGACAACAGCACGCTTGATGCAACTCCTAAGCGTAGAGCAAGTAACACAAACGGTTGTTAAATCGTTTAGCGTTAGTGAAGATCAGATTGCAGAGATTTTGGAGACAGTTCGAGCAGAACTGCCAACCACTGAAGCTCTTCTGATTGGGAAGCCGCAAGCCGGGAAAAGTTCCATTGTGCGGGGACTGACGGGAGTGTCTGCGGAGATTGTTGGTCAGGGATTTCGTCCCCACACACAACACACCGAGCGCTACGCCTACCCTTCGAGTGACCTACCATTGCTGATTTTTACAGATACAGTCGGACTGGGAGATGTAAACCAGAACCAACAGGCAATCATTCAGGAACTGGTTGGAGATTTACAACAGGAGAGTCGCCGCGCCAAAATTCTGATTCTAACCGTCAAAATCAATGATTTTGCAACTGATACCCTGCGACAAATTGCTCAACAATTGCGTCAGCAGTATCCAGACATTCCCTGTCTGCTGGCGGTGACTTGCTTGCATGAGCTTTATCCTCCTGGTACAACCGATCATCCTACGTACCCACCAAACTATGAGGAGGTTAACCGAGCCTTTGCGGCAATGCAACAAGCCTTTACGGGACTATATAATCACTCTGTCCTGATTGACTTCACTCTAGAAGAGGACGGTTACACACCAGTATTTTATGGTTTAGAGGCGCTAAGAGATACACTCGCAGACCTACTCCCAGAAGCAGAAGCCCGGGCGATTTATCAGTTATTAGATGAGGACACTGGCAAACAAATTGGTAATCTCTACCGAGATGTTGGACGCCGTTACATTTTGGTATTTGCCATTATATCAGCCACGCTCGCAGCTGTACCACTGCCCTTTGCCACCATGCCAGCACTAACAGCTGTGCAAGTATCAATGGTGGGGTTGCTGGGGAAATTGTATGGACAAACGCTGACCCCATCGCAAGCGGGGGGTGTTGTCAGTGCGATCGCCAGTGGCTTTTTGGCACGGGCAGTTGGACGTGAGTTACTCAAATTCCTGCCAGGTTTCGGCAGTGTGATAGCTGCTTCCTGGGCAGCCGCCTACACCTGGTCACTGGGTGAAGGAGCCTGTGTTTACTTCGGTGACTTAATGGGGGGCAAAAAACCAGATCCACAAAAAATTCAGTCGGTTATGCAAGAAGCGTTTCAGTCAGCAAAGGAGCGGTTTAAGGGTATCAAGCGTTGA